The following proteins come from a genomic window of Heyndrickxia acidicola:
- a CDS encoding CpsD/CapB family tyrosine-protein kinase, producing MASKKKELLNSRKKLITKFHPKSPISEQYKTIRTNINFSAIDKEIRSLLVTSSGPMEGKSTTVSNLAVVFAQQGKRVLLVDADLRRPTAHYTFGVTNTFGLTTVLTREMSLMDAVNTTDVKDLYLLTSGPIPPNPAELLSSRAMDHFFEEVYAEFDMVIFDTPPVLAVTDSQVLANKCDGTVLVVLSGGTEIEAAKKAKEQLESVKARVLGVVLNNKKTKGTNYYYYYGKK from the coding sequence TTGGCGTCTAAGAAAAAGGAATTGCTGAACTCCCGTAAAAAATTAATAACCAAATTCCATCCCAAATCACCGATCTCCGAGCAATACAAAACAATTCGGACCAATATCAACTTTTCTGCTATTGATAAAGAGATTCGCTCTCTATTGGTGACATCTTCCGGTCCAATGGAAGGAAAGTCTACTACAGTGTCTAACCTTGCTGTTGTGTTTGCCCAGCAGGGAAAGCGAGTATTGCTTGTCGATGCTGATCTACGCCGGCCGACGGCTCACTATACGTTCGGAGTAACGAACACATTTGGCTTAACAACGGTGCTCACAAGGGAAATGTCTTTAATGGATGCCGTCAATACAACCGATGTGAAAGATCTTTATTTGTTAACGAGTGGCCCAATTCCTCCAAACCCTGCTGAGCTCTTAAGCTCAAGGGCGATGGATCATTTCTTTGAAGAGGTGTATGCAGAATTTGATATGGTTATTTTTGATACACCGCCAGTGCTAGCAGTAACCGATTCGCAGGTTTTAGCAAATAAGTGTGATGGAACCGTGCTGGTTGTGCTAAGTGGTGGTACCGAAATCGAAGCAGCCAAAAAAGCAAAAGAGCAGCTGGAATCGGTTAAAGCAAGAGTCCTTGGTGTTGTGTTGAACAACAAAAAGACCAAGGGGACAAATTACTATTATTACTATGGGAAAAAATAG
- a CDS encoding YveK family protein: MEETISLKELMQTLRKRMGMIIFITLLAVIASGVVSYFVITPVYQASTQILINQSSKTDQSVYNPNEVQTNLQLINTYNVIIKSPAILDKVSQQLNSGLTADQINKKITVSNETNSQVVTLAVEDPNPYTAAKIANTVATVFQENIKTIMNVDNVSILSKASVATNQAPVKPRPLMNIAIALVVGLMAGIGLAFLLEYLDNTVKNEQDIEKLLELPVLGVIGSIEDQQEPKAARKSVGRGESLGV; encoded by the coding sequence ATGGAAGAAACGATTAGCTTAAAGGAATTAATGCAGACGCTCCGCAAAAGAATGGGCATGATCATCTTCATTACACTGCTTGCCGTTATTGCCAGCGGGGTCGTCAGTTATTTTGTGATTACACCGGTTTATCAGGCTTCCACGCAAATTTTGATCAACCAATCATCAAAAACCGATCAGAGTGTTTATAATCCCAATGAGGTTCAAACCAATCTCCAGCTGATTAATACATACAATGTGATCATCAAAAGTCCCGCAATTTTGGACAAAGTAAGCCAGCAATTAAACTCCGGACTGACAGCTGACCAAATAAACAAGAAAATCACCGTTTCAAATGAAACCAATTCCCAGGTAGTGACTCTAGCCGTAGAAGATCCAAACCCTTATACAGCCGCAAAAATTGCCAATACCGTCGCAACCGTTTTTCAAGAGAATATTAAAACGATTATGAATGTGGACAATGTCAGCATTCTTTCAAAAGCCAGCGTAGCTACAAACCAGGCACCGGTTAAACCAAGACCATTAATGAATATTGCGATTGCTCTCGTTGTCGGCCTTATGGCAGGAATCGGCCTTGCGTTCTTATTGGAATATCTTGATAACACTGTGAAAAACGAACAGGATATTGAGAAACTTTTGGAGCTGCCTGTTTTGGGTGTTATCGGAAGCATTGAGGACCAGCAAGAACCAAAAGCAGCAAGAAAATCAGTAGGAAGAGGTGAATCACTTGGCGTCTAA
- a CDS encoding membrane-spanning protein has translation MKRTVLITLAAAFMLFMAIVMVIFIIKGERTQWLLAMSGIIVGSLPLGLLFAKRIPFPTLAIIGFYFFMVWSLFFGSILGFYTKYKWWDTPMHFYKGAYLSLIAITIYKLLIPYSERKNLSKWALFLFCLGLSMAASTLWEIWEYTGDLLVTNIMQLGGNFDTMEDLTAGCIGAMLASIYAGVRKQRV, from the coding sequence TTGAAACGCACGGTACTGATTACGCTGGCTGCAGCCTTTATGCTGTTTATGGCCATTGTGATGGTCATTTTTATCATCAAGGGAGAAAGAACACAATGGCTATTGGCGATGAGCGGGATCATTGTAGGGTCGCTTCCGCTTGGGCTGCTGTTTGCAAAAAGGATTCCCTTCCCTACTCTCGCCATCATCGGCTTTTACTTTTTTATGGTCTGGTCCCTGTTCTTCGGTTCGATTTTGGGCTTTTACACGAAATATAAGTGGTGGGATACTCCCATGCATTTTTATAAGGGCGCTTATTTAAGCCTGATTGCCATTACGATTTATAAGCTGCTCATCCCTTATTCTGAACGGAAAAACCTTTCCAAGTGGGCACTTTTCCTGTTTTGCTTAGGCCTTTCGATGGCGGCCAGTACCCTTTGGGAGATTTGGGAATATACCGGTGACCTACTTGTGACAAACATTATGCAGCTCGGAGGCAACTTCGATACGATGGAGGATTTAACCGCTGGCTGTATAGGGGCTATGCTGGCATCCATTTATGCAGGAGTGCGGAAACAACGGGTGTAA
- a CDS encoding SGNH/GDSL hydrolase family protein — protein sequence MKRFLTFLGIVLTVTILILGKAHWSKQTAVSAFASDKESVSATPAQTSKPSMTTDGDQQLLNQTKHWPKTAQEEFKKDIQAGLKFKVAIVGSTSIGSNTGGMAGKLKKALLAAYGNNHLDVQIFSYNTMSNHFLGEKLDQQVLTMKPDLVLWEPFILNDTGNLTDADMHKNILAFFHEVKAQNKKAVVLLQPAQPLYKATFYPQHVLALKNFAKEHHIPYLDHWKAWPAISSLKLKKDLTVDNQPNAKGNQIWFTYLKHYFIGA from the coding sequence ATGAAAAGATTTTTGACCTTTTTAGGCATCGTGTTAACGGTGACGATTTTGATACTTGGAAAAGCCCATTGGAGCAAACAAACAGCTGTGTCCGCTTTTGCGTCTGATAAGGAGTCTGTCTCTGCCACTCCGGCACAAACCAGTAAACCGTCAATGACGACGGATGGGGATCAGCAACTACTAAATCAGACGAAGCATTGGCCAAAAACTGCCCAGGAGGAATTCAAAAAAGATATACAGGCTGGATTGAAGTTTAAGGTGGCGATAGTTGGCTCCACATCCATCGGTTCCAATACAGGCGGGATGGCAGGAAAGCTGAAAAAAGCACTTTTAGCCGCCTATGGAAACAATCATCTTGACGTCCAGATATTCTCGTATAACACCATGTCTAACCATTTCCTTGGTGAAAAGCTGGATCAACAGGTGTTGACAATGAAACCTGACCTGGTATTGTGGGAGCCCTTTATCTTAAACGATACCGGAAATCTGACTGACGCCGATATGCACAAAAATATACTGGCCTTTTTTCACGAGGTGAAGGCACAAAACAAAAAGGCGGTTGTCCTGCTTCAGCCAGCCCAGCCATTATACAAGGCAACCTTTTATCCTCAGCATGTGCTGGCATTAAAGAACTTTGCGAAGGAACACCATATCCCGTATCTTGATCATTGGAAAGCCTGGCCGGCTATAAGCTCTTTGAAGTTGAAGAAGGATCTTACTGTGGACAACCAGCCGAATGCAAAAGGAAATCAGATTTGGTTTACGTATTTGAAACATTATTTTATTGGAGCATAA
- a CDS encoding tyrosine-protein phosphatase: MIDLHCHILPGVDDGAQNLADSLEMAKQAVSQGIHTIVATPHHMNGQFENRKTSIQEKVTALNSYLRANNIHLTVLPGQENRIFGEILEDYENDEILTVADHSSYILIEFPSGHVPRYAKPLLYDIQRKGLTPVIVHPERNAEFIENPNQLYEFVKNGAATQITAASVTGSFGKKIKRFTEQLIEANLTHFIASDAHNVHTRSFKMDDALDVVESKFGTDMVYYLTENAQLVLKNQHIYREVPEPIKTKRFLGIF, from the coding sequence ATGATTGATTTACATTGTCATATTCTGCCGGGGGTAGACGACGGAGCTCAGAATCTGGCGGATAGCCTTGAAATGGCTAAGCAGGCTGTCAGCCAAGGCATTCATACCATTGTTGCTACTCCTCATCATATGAACGGCCAGTTTGAAAATCGAAAGACATCCATCCAAGAGAAAGTAACGGCATTAAACTCCTATCTCCGAGCAAATAATATTCATCTTACTGTCCTACCGGGGCAGGAAAATCGAATTTTTGGTGAAATCCTCGAAGACTATGAAAATGATGAGATTCTTACGGTCGCTGACCATTCCTCTTATATTCTAATTGAATTTCCTTCCGGGCATGTCCCGCGTTATGCAAAACCATTACTCTACGATATCCAACGAAAGGGATTAACACCGGTTATCGTGCATCCCGAACGAAATGCAGAATTCATTGAAAATCCAAATCAGTTATATGAATTTGTTAAAAACGGTGCTGCTACGCAGATTACTGCAGCCAGCGTGACAGGCAGTTTTGGAAAGAAGATTAAGAGATTTACAGAACAGTTAATTGAAGCAAACCTCACTCACTTTATTGCCTCTGACGCCCATAATGTCCATACAAGGTCATTCAAAATGGATGATGCCTTAGATGTAGTAGAAAGCAAATTTGGAACAGATATGGTTTATTACTTAACAGAGAATGCTCAATTGGTATTAAAGAATCAACACATTTACAGGGAAGTACCTGAGCCAATTAAAACAAAGAGGTTTCTGGGGATCTTTTGA
- a CDS encoding polysaccharide biosynthesis protein, with product MAYTRRLPLLVLLDSTIVLFSIFVGYFVLNPYMHVYTIPMLWVSAITLLFSHHLFSSIYRLYQKAWEYASVSELLAIVKAVTFSAITTAIVQVLITHDIYIRVLGLTWMMHIILIGGSRFSWRVFREHYVVSASNKKRTLIIGAGAAGTMIARQLLKSSSTDLYPIAFVDDDIKKLKLQIYNMKVEGNTWEIPQLVSSLDIENIVIAIPSLKRNQLKRIYEQCTRTKATTKTMPMIEDLATGKISINQIRDVEVEDLLGREPIELDMSSISKKLTGKTVLVTGAGGSIGSEICRQICKFQPEMLLLLGHGENSIYTIDMELKKSYSETIKIVPIIADVQDRTRIFDIMDQYQPDVVYHAAAHKHVPLMEYNPMEAVKNNIFGTKNVAEAANAFGVKSFVMISTDKAVNPPNVMGASKRFAEMIIQNLAKESQTNFVAVRFGNVLGSRGSVIPLFKRQIKAGGPVTVTHPEMTRYFMTIPEASRLVIQAGALAKGGEVFVLDMGEPVKIVDLAKNLISLSGYTEEEIGIEFSGIRPGEKLFEELLNENEVQKERVFPKIHIGKAEPMGKVELYDIIDSLNSKGISEVKEILVSVANTKFNKDKDLLASNG from the coding sequence GTGGCTTATACACGTAGATTACCGCTGTTAGTGTTACTAGATTCTACAATTGTTTTATTTTCAATTTTTGTTGGTTATTTTGTCTTAAATCCTTATATGCATGTGTATACAATTCCGATGCTGTGGGTCAGTGCTATTACTTTACTATTTAGCCATCATTTATTTTCCTCGATTTATCGTTTGTACCAAAAGGCATGGGAGTATGCCAGTGTTAGTGAACTATTAGCAATTGTAAAGGCAGTTACCTTTTCAGCAATAACTACTGCAATTGTTCAAGTATTAATTACCCATGATATTTACATTAGAGTCCTAGGACTAACTTGGATGATGCATATCATATTAATCGGGGGATCAAGGTTTTCCTGGAGGGTTTTTCGAGAACATTATGTCGTCTCCGCTTCTAATAAGAAGCGAACGTTAATTATAGGAGCCGGAGCAGCGGGCACCATGATTGCAAGACAATTGTTAAAGAGCTCTAGTACTGATTTGTATCCTATTGCATTTGTAGATGATGATATCAAAAAATTAAAGTTACAAATATATAATATGAAAGTTGAAGGGAATACGTGGGAAATACCGCAACTGGTTAGTTCTTTAGATATTGAAAATATTGTCATTGCTATTCCTTCCTTGAAAAGAAACCAATTAAAAAGGATTTATGAGCAATGTACGAGAACGAAAGCAACAACAAAAACCATGCCGATGATAGAAGATTTAGCAACTGGAAAAATATCAATTAACCAAATTCGAGATGTAGAAGTTGAGGACTTGCTTGGTAGAGAACCGATTGAGCTAGATATGAGCAGTATTTCGAAAAAGTTAACTGGTAAAACAGTTTTAGTTACAGGTGCCGGAGGATCAATTGGTTCAGAAATATGCCGGCAAATCTGCAAATTTCAACCGGAGATGCTTCTATTACTTGGTCATGGCGAAAATTCTATTTATACAATTGACATGGAATTGAAAAAGAGCTATAGCGAAACGATTAAAATTGTCCCAATCATTGCAGATGTACAAGATCGTACAAGGATTTTTGACATTATGGACCAATACCAACCTGATGTCGTCTATCATGCAGCAGCACATAAACATGTACCTTTAATGGAATATAATCCAATGGAAGCAGTTAAAAATAATATTTTTGGCACTAAGAATGTGGCAGAAGCAGCAAATGCATTTGGAGTAAAAAGTTTTGTCATGATTTCAACGGATAAAGCTGTGAACCCTCCAAATGTAATGGGTGCTTCAAAGAGATTTGCAGAAATGATTATTCAAAACTTAGCAAAAGAAAGCCAAACTAATTTTGTTGCCGTTCGATTTGGAAATGTACTTGGTAGTAGAGGAAGTGTCATTCCTCTTTTTAAAAGGCAAATTAAAGCAGGAGGGCCGGTAACTGTTACCCATCCTGAAATGACAAGATATTTTATGACGATTCCAGAGGCCTCGCGCTTAGTGATTCAAGCTGGTGCTTTGGCGAAAGGTGGAGAAGTATTCGTCCTCGATATGGGGGAACCTGTGAAGATTGTAGACCTGGCGAAAAATCTCATTTCTCTCTCGGGATATACGGAAGAGGAAATTGGAATTGAGTTTTCAGGAATACGTCCAGGAGAAAAACTTTTTGAAGAGCTGTTGAACGAAAATGAGGTGCAGAAGGAACGAGTGTTTCCTAAGATTCACATTGGAAAGGCAGAACCTATGGGTAAAGTGGAATTGTATGATATTATTGATTCTTTAAATTCAAAAGGAATATCTGAAGTTAAGGAA